One Mycobacterium marseillense DNA window includes the following coding sequences:
- a CDS encoding ferredoxin--NADP reductase, producing the protein MTEADLDQALDEPLGDHVLELQIAEVIAETDDARSLVFAVPDDEGDPDIPPERLRYSPGQFLTLRVPSERTGSVARCYSLCSSPFTDDALAVTVKRTADGYASNWLCDNARAGMRIHVLAPSGNFVPKTLGDDFLLMAAGSGITPIMSICKSALADGGGQVTLVYANRDEDSVIFAEALRDLSAKYPDRLTVVHWLESLQGLPSVAALAKLAAPYTDRPVYICGPGAFMDSANEALESLKVPAPQIHIEVFKSLESDPFAAVKIEDTPEGDQPPATAVVELDGETHTVSWPRNAKLLDVLLAKGLDAPFSCREGHCGACACTLRSGKVNMEVNDVLEQQDLDEGLILACQSHPESDSVEVTYDE; encoded by the coding sequence TTGACCGAGGCTGATCTGGACCAAGCGCTCGACGAGCCACTCGGTGACCACGTCCTGGAACTGCAGATCGCCGAGGTCATCGCCGAGACCGACGACGCGCGGTCGCTGGTGTTCGCGGTGCCCGACGACGAAGGCGACCCCGACATCCCACCCGAGCGGCTGCGCTACTCACCGGGCCAGTTCCTGACGCTGCGCGTTCCCAGCGAGCGCACCGGGTCGGTGGCGCGTTGCTATTCGTTGTGCAGCTCGCCGTTCACCGACGACGCCCTGGCCGTCACGGTCAAACGAACCGCCGACGGATACGCCTCCAACTGGCTGTGCGACAACGCGCGCGCGGGCATGCGCATCCACGTGCTGGCCCCGTCGGGCAACTTCGTGCCCAAGACGCTGGGCGACGACTTCCTGCTGATGGCCGCGGGCAGCGGGATCACCCCGATCATGTCGATCTGCAAGTCGGCGCTGGCCGACGGCGGCGGGCAGGTGACGCTGGTCTACGCCAACCGCGACGAAGATTCGGTGATCTTCGCCGAGGCGCTGCGCGACCTGTCCGCCAAATACCCCGACCGGCTCACCGTCGTGCACTGGCTGGAATCGCTACAAGGCCTGCCCAGCGTCGCCGCGCTGGCCAAGCTGGCGGCCCCCTACACGGACCGGCCCGTCTACATCTGCGGGCCGGGCGCGTTCATGGATTCCGCCAATGAGGCGCTGGAGTCGCTGAAAGTCCCTGCGCCGCAGATACATATCGAAGTGTTCAAGTCGCTGGAATCGGATCCGTTCGCGGCGGTGAAGATCGAGGACACTCCCGAAGGCGACCAGCCCCCCGCCACCGCGGTGGTGGAGCTCGACGGCGAGACCCACACCGTGTCGTGGCCACGCAACGCCAAGTTGCTCGACGTGCTGCTGGCCAAGGGCCTCGACGCACCGTTCTCCTGCCGCGAGGGTCACTGCGGCGCGTGCGCCTGCACCCTGCGCAGCGGCAAGGTCAACATGGAGGTCAACGACGTCCTCGAGCAGCAGGACCTCGACGAGGGCCTCATCCTGGCCTGTCAATCCCACCCCGAATCTGATTCGGTAGAAGTGACCTACGACGAGTAG
- the hsaB gene encoding 3-hydroxy-9,10-secoandrosta-1,3,5(10)-triene-9,17-dione monooxygenase reductase subunit, with translation MSAPIDPRTFRQVLGQFCTGITIITTVHDDVPVGFACQSFAALSLDPPLVLFCPTKVSRSWKAIEASGRFCVNMLTESQKHVSARFGSKEPDKFSGIDWHPSDLGSPIIDGSLAYIDCTVSSAHDGGDHFVVFGAVQSLSEAPKIKPRPLLFYRGEYTGIEPDKTTPAQWRDDLEAFLTTTTQDTWL, from the coding sequence ATGTCAGCGCCCATCGATCCGCGGACCTTCCGGCAGGTGCTGGGCCAGTTCTGCACCGGCATCACGATCATCACCACCGTGCACGACGACGTGCCCGTCGGCTTCGCCTGCCAGTCCTTCGCGGCGCTGTCGCTGGACCCGCCGCTGGTGCTGTTCTGCCCCACCAAGGTGTCGCGGTCCTGGAAGGCCATCGAGGCCTCCGGCCGGTTCTGCGTCAACATGCTGACCGAGAGCCAGAAGCACGTCTCGGCCCGCTTCGGCTCCAAGGAGCCCGACAAGTTCTCCGGCATCGACTGGCACCCTTCCGATCTCGGTTCCCCGATCATCGACGGGTCGCTGGCCTACATCGACTGCACGGTCTCCTCCGCGCACGACGGTGGAGACCACTTCGTGGTGTTCGGTGCGGTGCAATCGCTTTCGGAGGCCCCCAAGATCAAGCCGCGCCCGCTGCTGTTCTATCGCGGCGAATACACCGGCATCGAACCGGACAAGACCACGCCGGCGCAGTGGCGCGACGACCTGGAAGCGTTCCTCACCACCACCACCCAGGACACCTGGCTGTAG
- the hsaA gene encoding 3-hydroxy-9,10-secoandrosta-1,3,5(10)-triene-9,17-dione monooxygenase oxygenase subunit, protein MTSIQQRDAQSVLAGIDDLLPQIRERAQATEDLRRLPDETVQDLQDVGFFTLLQPEQWGGLQCDPTLFYEAVRRLASACGSTGWVSSIIGVHNWHLALFDQQAQEEVWGDDPKTRVSSSYAPMGAGVVTDGGYLVNGAWNWSSGCDHATWAFLGGPVIKDGRPVDFGSFLIPRSEYRIDDVWHVVGLRGTGSNTVVVKDVFVPRHRFLSYKAMNDGTAGGYETNTAAVYKMPWGTMHPTTISAPIVGMAYGAYDAHVEHQGKRVRAAFAGEKAKDDPFAKVRIAEAASDIDAAWRQLSGNVADEYALLSAGKEIPFNLRARARRDQVRATGRAIASIDRLFEASGATALANDQPVQRFWRDAHAGRVHAANDPERAYQIFGNNEFGLPPGDTMV, encoded by the coding sequence GTGACGTCCATTCAACAGCGTGATGCGCAGTCGGTTCTGGCTGGCATCGATGATCTGCTTCCGCAGATCCGGGAACGCGCTCAGGCGACGGAGGATCTGCGGCGGCTGCCCGACGAGACCGTTCAGGATCTCCAAGACGTGGGCTTCTTCACCCTGTTGCAGCCCGAGCAGTGGGGCGGCCTGCAGTGCGATCCGACGCTGTTCTACGAGGCGGTCCGGCGGCTGGCCAGCGCCTGCGGCTCCACCGGCTGGGTGAGCTCGATCATCGGCGTGCACAACTGGCACCTGGCGCTGTTCGACCAGCAGGCCCAGGAGGAGGTCTGGGGCGACGACCCCAAGACCCGGGTGTCCTCGTCGTACGCACCGATGGGCGCCGGCGTGGTGACCGACGGCGGCTACCTGGTCAACGGCGCGTGGAACTGGTCCTCGGGCTGTGACCACGCGACGTGGGCGTTCCTGGGTGGCCCGGTGATCAAGGACGGCCGCCCGGTCGACTTCGGTAGCTTCCTGATCCCGCGCAGCGAGTACCGCATCGACGACGTGTGGCACGTCGTCGGCCTGCGCGGCACCGGCAGCAACACCGTCGTCGTCAAGGACGTCTTCGTGCCGCGGCACCGGTTCTTGTCCTACAAGGCGATGAACGACGGCACCGCCGGCGGGTATGAGACCAACACCGCTGCGGTCTACAAGATGCCTTGGGGCACAATGCATCCCACCACCATTTCGGCGCCGATCGTCGGCATGGCCTACGGCGCCTACGACGCGCACGTCGAGCACCAGGGCAAGCGGGTGCGTGCGGCGTTCGCGGGCGAGAAGGCCAAGGACGACCCGTTCGCCAAGGTCCGCATCGCCGAGGCGGCCAGCGACATCGACGCGGCGTGGCGCCAGCTGAGCGGCAACGTCGCCGACGAGTACGCGCTCCTGTCGGCCGGCAAGGAGATCCCGTTCAACCTGCGCGCCCGCGCCCGCCGCGACCAGGTGCGCGCCACCGGCAGGGCGATCGCTTCCATCGACCGGTTGTTCGAGGCCTCCGGGGCCACCGCCCTGGCCAATGACCAACCGGTGCAACGGTTCTGGCGCGACGCGCACGCGGGCCGGGTGCACGCGGCCAACGACCCCGAGCGGGCCTACCAGATCTTCGGGAACAACGAGTTCGGGTTGCCGCCCGGCGACACGATGGTCTAG
- the hsaC gene encoding iron-dependent extradiol dioxygenase HsaC, translated as MSIRSLGYLRIEATDMAAWREYGCKVLGMVEGSGNTEGALYLRMDDFPARLVIVPGERDHLMEAGWECANAEGLQEIRDRLDLEGVPYKEATAAQLADRRVVEMIRFSDPSGNCLEVFHGVALEHRRVVSPYGHKFVTGEQGLGHVVLSTRDDDEALHFYRDVLGFKLRDSMRMPPQVVGRPADGAPAWLRFFGCNPRHHSLAFLPLPTPSGIVHLMMEVENADDVGLCLDRALRRKVPMSATLGRHVNDLMLSFYMKTPGGFDIEFGCEGRQVEDNDWVARESTAVSLWGHDFTVGMRG; from the coding sequence ATGAGCATCCGTTCGCTGGGCTACCTGCGCATCGAGGCCACCGACATGGCGGCCTGGCGCGAGTACGGGTGCAAGGTTCTCGGCATGGTCGAGGGCAGCGGGAACACCGAGGGCGCGCTGTATCTGCGGATGGACGATTTCCCGGCCCGGCTGGTGATCGTGCCCGGTGAGCGCGACCACCTCATGGAAGCCGGCTGGGAGTGCGCGAACGCCGAAGGCTTGCAAGAGATCCGGGACCGGCTCGACCTGGAGGGCGTCCCCTACAAGGAAGCCACCGCCGCGCAACTGGCCGATCGCCGGGTCGTCGAGATGATCCGGTTCTCCGACCCCTCGGGCAACTGCCTGGAGGTCTTCCACGGTGTCGCCCTCGAGCACCGCCGTGTGGTCAGCCCCTACGGGCACAAGTTCGTCACCGGTGAGCAGGGCCTGGGACACGTGGTGTTGTCGACCCGCGACGACGACGAGGCGCTGCACTTCTACCGCGACGTCCTCGGGTTCAAGCTGCGCGACTCGATGCGGATGCCGCCGCAGGTGGTGGGACGGCCCGCCGACGGGGCGCCCGCCTGGTTGCGCTTCTTCGGCTGCAACCCGCGCCACCACAGCCTGGCCTTCCTGCCGCTGCCGACGCCCAGCGGCATCGTGCACCTGATGATGGAGGTCGAGAACGCCGACGACGTGGGGCTGTGCCTGGACCGGGCGCTGCGCCGCAAGGTGCCCATGTCGGCCACCCTGGGCCGTCACGTCAACGACCTGATGCTGTCCTTCTACATGAAGACGCCCGGCGGATTTGACATCGAGTTCGGTTGTGAGGGAAGGCAAGTCGAAGACAACGACTGGGTCGCCCGGGAGAGCACCGCCGTCAGCCTGTGGGGCCACGACTTCACCGTCGGCATGCGCGGCTGA
- the hsaD gene encoding 4,5:9,10-diseco-3-hydroxy-5,9,17-trioxoandrosta-1(10),2-diene-4-oate hydrolase, whose amino-acid sequence MTATEELTFESTSRFIEVDVDGPLKLHYHEAGVGNDQTIVLLHGGGPGAASWTNWSRNIGVLAERFHVLAVDQPGYGHSDKRAEHGQFNHYAARALAGLFDQLGLGRVPLVGNSLGGGTAVRFALDYPDLAGRLVLMGPGGLSINLFAPDPTEGVKRLGKFSAEPTRDNLEAFLRVMVYDQKLITDDLIDERFALASTPESLTATRAMGMSFAGADFELGMMWREVHRLRQPVLLIWGREDRVNPLDGSLVALKTIKRAQLHVFGQCGHWAQVEKFDEFNKLTIDFLGGA is encoded by the coding sequence ATGACCGCGACAGAGGAACTCACTTTCGAGTCGACCTCGCGGTTCATCGAGGTCGACGTCGACGGGCCGCTGAAGCTGCACTACCACGAGGCGGGTGTCGGCAACGACCAGACGATCGTGCTGTTGCACGGCGGCGGTCCCGGGGCGGCGAGCTGGACCAACTGGTCGCGCAACATCGGAGTGCTGGCCGAGCGGTTTCACGTGCTGGCCGTCGATCAGCCCGGCTACGGCCATTCCGACAAGCGCGCCGAGCACGGGCAGTTCAACCACTACGCGGCCAGGGCCCTGGCGGGCCTTTTCGACCAGCTCGGCCTGGGACGCGTTCCGCTGGTGGGCAATTCGTTAGGCGGGGGCACCGCGGTGCGGTTCGCCCTGGACTACCCCGACCTGGCCGGCCGCCTGGTGCTGATGGGTCCCGGCGGGTTGAGCATCAACCTGTTCGCACCGGACCCCACCGAGGGCGTCAAGCGGCTGGGCAAGTTCTCGGCCGAGCCCACCCGCGACAACCTCGAGGCGTTCCTGCGGGTGATGGTCTACGACCAGAAGTTGATCACCGACGACTTGATCGACGAGCGGTTCGCGCTGGCGAGCACGCCCGAATCGCTGACGGCGACGCGGGCGATGGGAATGTCGTTCGCGGGCGCCGATTTCGAGCTCGGCATGATGTGGCGCGAGGTGCACCGGCTGCGCCAGCCGGTGCTGCTGATCTGGGGGCGTGAGGACCGGGTCAACCCCCTGGACGGGTCGCTGGTCGCGCTCAAGACCATCAAGCGTGCGCAGCTTCACGTTTTCGGGCAATGTGGGCACTGGGCGCAGGTGGAGAAGTTCGACGAGTTCAACAAGCTCACCATCGATTTCCTGGGAGGTGCGTGA
- a CDS encoding YybH family protein, whose translation MTDFSELPAADQEAIGRTLLTLLKAFDDRDAEPLRRVYADDADWVNAFGTVKRGRDDIVDYLRGLFADDNFNRGELRGPPETSFRVLTPDVVLVSAHLQVKGQGLVGGGTIDRDNFSLRALQRQGDGSWLIVSEMFQDANPETSYAR comes from the coding sequence ATGACCGACTTTTCGGAGCTGCCGGCCGCGGACCAGGAAGCCATCGGCAGGACGCTGCTGACCCTGCTGAAAGCGTTCGACGACCGCGACGCCGAGCCCTTGCGACGCGTGTACGCCGACGACGCCGACTGGGTCAACGCGTTCGGGACCGTCAAGCGTGGACGTGACGACATCGTCGACTACCTGCGCGGACTCTTCGCCGACGACAATTTCAACCGCGGCGAACTGCGCGGCCCGCCGGAAACGAGCTTTCGGGTGCTGACCCCGGACGTAGTGCTGGTCTCCGCACACTTACAGGTCAAGGGGCAGGGGCTCGTCGGCGGCGGGACGATCGATCGCGACAATTTTTCGCTGCGTGCGCTCCAACGGCAAGGCGATGGATCCTGGCTCATCGTTTCGGAAATGTTTCAAGACGCCAACCCCGAGACCAGTTACGCGCGATAG
- a CDS encoding arylamine N-acetyltransferase family protein: MALDLTGYFERVGYDGPTAPTRDVLQGLVTAHTGSIPFENLDPLMGVPVDDLSPEALTDKLVYRRRGGYCYEQNGLMGYVLAEIGFRVRRLAGRVVWMLPPDAPPSAQTHTVLAVTFPGSQGSYLVDVGFGGQTPTSPIRFETGNAQQTTHEPYRLNDRGEGLVLQALVRDEWKSLYVFGTQTAPQVDLRVGSWYVSTHPESIFVTGLTAALTTDDARYNLAGRNLTIHRAEGSEKIRLDDAAAVVDVLAERFGIDVAGIGERSALEERIGQVLDA, translated from the coding sequence ATGGCATTGGACCTGACCGGATACTTCGAGCGGGTCGGTTACGACGGCCCCACCGCACCGACGCGCGACGTTCTGCAAGGACTCGTGACCGCGCACACCGGATCGATCCCGTTCGAGAACCTCGATCCGCTGATGGGGGTGCCGGTCGACGACCTGAGTCCGGAGGCCCTCACCGACAAGCTGGTGTACCGGCGACGTGGTGGCTACTGCTACGAGCAGAACGGTCTGATGGGTTACGTGCTGGCCGAGATCGGGTTCCGGGTGCGCCGCCTGGCCGGGCGGGTGGTCTGGATGTTGCCGCCCGACGCGCCGCCCAGCGCCCAGACCCACACGGTGCTGGCGGTGACGTTCCCGGGCTCGCAGGGTTCGTACCTGGTCGACGTCGGCTTCGGCGGCCAGACACCGACGTCCCCCATCCGCTTCGAGACCGGAAACGCCCAGCAGACCACGCACGAGCCGTACCGGCTCAACGACCGCGGCGAGGGCCTGGTGCTGCAAGCCCTGGTCCGCGACGAGTGGAAGTCGCTGTACGTGTTCGGCACCCAGACCGCGCCGCAGGTCGATCTGAGGGTGGGCAGCTGGTACGTCTCCACGCACCCCGAATCGATCTTCGTGACCGGGCTGACGGCCGCGCTGACGACCGACGACGCCCGCTACAACCTGGCCGGTCGCAACCTGACCATCCACCGCGCCGAGGGCAGCGAGAAGATCCGGCTGGACGACGCGGCGGCGGTCGTCGATGTGCTCGCAGAGCGATTCGGCATCGACGTGGCCGGCATCGGCGAGCGCAGCGCGCTCGAGGAACGCATCGGGCAGGTGCTCGACGCCTAG
- a CDS encoding acyl-CoA dehydrogenase family protein, with translation MTEERELLRETVAALVAKHAGPAAVRAAMESERGYDESLWQLLCEQVGAAALVIPEELGGAGGELADAAAVLQELGRALVPSPLLGTTLAELALLSATEPDAAALEALAEGTAIGALVLDPDYVVNGNIADVVVAVEQDRLSRWTRFNAQPLTAMDPTRRLARVQQQEAEAIGTDPGLADKAAVLLAAEQIGAAERCLELTVEYAKDRVQFGRPIGSFQALKHRMADLYVTIAAAKAVVSDACEDPTPTNAAAARLAATEALNTVAAEGIQLHGGIAITWEHDMHLYFKRAHGSTHLLDSPQRLLSRLESEVLKTP, from the coding sequence ATGACTGAAGAACGCGAGCTACTCCGCGAGACGGTCGCCGCCCTGGTGGCCAAGCACGCCGGTCCGGCGGCGGTGCGCGCCGCCATGGAGTCCGAGCGTGGCTACGACGAATCGCTCTGGCAGCTGTTGTGCGAGCAGGTCGGCGCCGCCGCCCTGGTGATACCCGAGGAGCTGGGCGGCGCCGGCGGCGAATTGGCTGACGCCGCAGCGGTTTTGCAGGAGCTGGGCCGCGCCCTGGTGCCCTCCCCGCTGCTGGGCACCACGCTGGCCGAGCTGGCGCTGCTGAGCGCCACCGAGCCGGACGCCGCGGCGCTGGAAGCCCTGGCCGAGGGGACCGCGATCGGGGCGCTGGTGCTCGATCCCGACTACGTGGTCAACGGCAACATCGCCGACGTGGTGGTCGCCGTAGAACAAGACCGGCTCAGCAGGTGGACCCGATTCAACGCGCAGCCCCTCACCGCCATGGACCCGACCCGGCGCCTGGCTCGGGTGCAACAGCAGGAGGCCGAGGCGATCGGCACGGACCCGGGCCTGGCGGACAAAGCCGCCGTCCTGCTGGCCGCCGAACAGATCGGCGCCGCCGAACGCTGTCTGGAACTGACCGTCGAATACGCCAAGGACCGAGTGCAATTCGGCCGGCCGATCGGCAGCTTTCAGGCGCTCAAGCATCGGATGGCCGACCTGTATGTCACGATCGCCGCGGCGAAGGCGGTCGTGTCCGACGCGTGTGAGGACCCCACCCCCACCAACGCCGCCGCCGCCCGGCTGGCCGCCACCGAGGCGCTGAACACCGTGGCCGCCGAAGGCATCCAGCTGCACGGCGGCATCGCGATCACCTGGGAACACGACATGCACCTGTACTTCAAACGCGCCCACGGCAGCACGCATCTGCTGGATTCGCCGCAACGGTTGCTTAGCCGGTTGGAATCCGAGGTACTCAAGACGCCGTGA
- a CDS encoding pyridoxal phosphate-dependent aminotransferase — MTDRVSLRAGIPPFYVMDVWLAAAERQRSHGDLVNLSAGQPSVGAPEPVRAAAATAVHSNELGYSVSLGIPELRAAIAADYGRQHGLDVEPDAVVITTGSSGGFLLTFLACFDVGDRVALASPGYPCYRNILSALGCEVVEIPCGPQTRFQPTARMLAELDPPVQGVIVASPANPTGTVIAPEELAAIASWCDASGARLISDEVYHGLVYEGAPQTSCAWQTSRNAVVVNSFSKYYAMTGWRLGWLLVPAELRRAVDRLTGNFTICPPVLSQLAAVAAFTPEATAEADGHLHHYASNRSLLLDGLRGIGVERLAPTDGAFYVYADVSDFTDDSMEFCSKLLAETGIAIAPGIDFDTTHGNSFVRLSFAGPTADIEEALRRLGPWLSAR; from the coding sequence GTGACCGACCGTGTCTCGCTGCGCGCGGGCATCCCACCGTTCTACGTGATGGATGTCTGGCTGGCGGCCGCCGAACGACAGCGCAGCCACGGCGATCTGGTCAACCTGTCGGCCGGTCAGCCCAGCGTGGGAGCGCCCGAGCCGGTGCGGGCGGCCGCCGCGACGGCCGTGCATTCCAACGAGCTGGGTTATTCGGTGTCGCTGGGCATTCCCGAGCTGCGCGCCGCGATCGCCGCGGATTACGGGCGCCAGCACGGGCTCGACGTCGAACCCGACGCGGTGGTGATCACCACGGGCTCCTCGGGTGGTTTCCTGCTGACCTTCCTGGCCTGCTTCGACGTCGGCGACCGGGTGGCGCTGGCCAGCCCCGGTTACCCGTGCTATCGAAACATCTTGTCGGCGTTGGGATGCGAGGTGGTGGAGATCCCCTGCGGGCCCCAGACCCGCTTCCAGCCCACCGCGCGGATGCTCGCCGAGCTCGACCCACCGGTGCAGGGCGTCATCGTGGCGAGCCCCGCCAACCCCACCGGAACCGTCATCGCGCCCGAGGAGCTGGCCGCGATCGCCTCCTGGTGTGATGCGTCCGGGGCGCGGCTGATCAGCGACGAGGTCTACCACGGACTGGTCTACGAGGGCGCGCCGCAGACCAGCTGCGCGTGGCAGACATCGCGAAATGCCGTGGTGGTCAACAGCTTTTCAAAGTACTACGCGATGACGGGTTGGCGTCTGGGTTGGCTGCTAGTGCCGGCGGAGCTACGCCGGGCGGTCGATCGGCTCACCGGGAACTTCACCATCTGCCCGCCCGTGCTGTCGCAACTGGCCGCGGTGGCCGCCTTCACCCCGGAAGCCACCGCGGAGGCCGACGGCCACCTGCACCACTACGCGTCCAACCGCTCGCTGCTGCTCGACGGGCTGCGCGGCATCGGCGTCGAGCGCCTCGCCCCCACCGACGGCGCCTTCTACGTCTACGCCGACGTCTCTGATTTCACCGACGACTCGATGGAGTTCTGCTCAAAACTGTTGGCGGAGACCGGCATCGCCATCGCGCCCGGCATCGACTTCGACACCACCCACGGCAACTCGTTCGTCCGGCTGTCCTTCGCCGGGCCCACCGCCGACATCGAGGAAGCGCTGCGACGGCTCGGACCGTGGCTGTCGGCCCGCTAG
- a CDS encoding acyl-CoA dehydrogenase family protein: MKFALDEQQRDFAASIDAALGAADLPGAVRAWAAGDTAPGRKVWEQLANLGVTALAVPEKFDGIEADPIDVVVALERLGRWCVPGPVVESIAVAPVLLASDEHAERCAGLATGELIATVALPPRVPRAVDADTAGLVLLAGLNETDGVAEATAGDQYESVDPSRRLYDVAPTGEAWQADIKRAYEFGALGTAAQLVGAAEALRDAAVDYAKQRTQFGRVIGSYQAIKHKLADVHIAIELARPLVHGAALTLDPRDVSAAKAAASDAGLLAARSALQTHGAIGFTQEHDLSLLLLRVQALRSAWGTPEEHRRRVLEAL; this comes from the coding sequence GTGAAATTTGCGCTAGACGAACAGCAGCGTGACTTCGCGGCCAGCATCGACGCCGCGCTCGGCGCGGCGGATCTGCCCGGCGCCGTGCGCGCGTGGGCCGCGGGCGACACCGCCCCGGGCCGCAAGGTGTGGGAACAGCTGGCCAACCTGGGTGTCACCGCGCTGGCCGTGCCCGAGAAGTTCGACGGCATCGAGGCCGACCCGATCGATGTGGTCGTCGCCCTCGAGCGCCTCGGGCGCTGGTGCGTGCCCGGTCCGGTGGTCGAATCCATCGCCGTGGCACCGGTATTGCTCGCCTCCGATGAGCACGCCGAGCGGTGCGCCGGACTCGCGACCGGCGAGCTGATCGCCACGGTCGCGCTGCCGCCGCGGGTGCCGCGCGCCGTCGACGCCGACACGGCCGGCCTGGTGCTACTGGCCGGCTTGAACGAGACTGACGGGGTCGCCGAAGCCACCGCCGGCGACCAGTACGAGTCCGTCGACCCCAGCCGCCGCCTGTACGACGTGGCCCCCACCGGCGAGGCGTGGCAGGCGGACATCAAGCGCGCCTACGAGTTCGGCGCACTGGGCACCGCGGCCCAACTGGTCGGCGCCGCAGAGGCGCTGCGCGACGCTGCCGTCGACTACGCCAAGCAACGCACCCAGTTCGGCCGGGTGATCGGCTCGTATCAGGCGATCAAGCACAAGCTCGCCGATGTGCACATCGCCATCGAACTGGCCCGGCCGCTGGTGCACGGCGCGGCATTGACGCTGGACCCCCGCGACGTGAGCGCGGCCAAAGCGGCGGCCTCCGACGCGGGGCTGCTGGCCGCGCGGTCGGCGCTGCAGACCCACGGCGCGATCGGGTTCACCCAGGAACACGACCTGTCGCTGTTGCTGCTGCGGGTGCAGGCGCTGCGATCCGCCTGGGGCACACCGGAAGAACATCGGCGGCGAGTGCTGGAGGCGCTGTGA
- a CDS encoding acyl-CoA dehydrogenase family protein, with protein sequence MDLDLDDDTLAFQAEVREFLSANAESIPTKSYDNAEGFDEHRHWDRVLFDAGLSVITWPKKYGGRDAPLLHWVVFEEEYFRAGAPGRASANGTSMLAPTLFAHGTQEQQDRILPKMASGEEIWAQAWSEPESGSDLASLRSTATATDGGWLLNGQKIWSSRAPFAERGFGLFRSDPGAERHNGLTYFMFDLKAKGVTVRPIVQLGGDTGFGEIFLDDVFVPDEDVIGTPHEGWRAAMSTSSNERGMSLRSPARFLATAERLVQLWKEAGAPAAFADRVADGWIKAQAYRLQTFGTVTRLGLGGELGAESSVTKVFWSDLDVELHQTALDLLAADGELAGAWTEGLLFALGGPIYAGTNEIQRNIISERLLGLPREKSGGKK encoded by the coding sequence ATGGATCTGGATCTAGACGACGACACCTTGGCCTTCCAAGCCGAAGTCCGGGAATTCTTGTCGGCCAATGCCGAGTCGATCCCGACGAAGTCATACGACAACGCCGAAGGCTTCGACGAGCACCGGCATTGGGATCGGGTGCTCTTCGACGCGGGGCTTTCGGTGATCACCTGGCCGAAGAAATACGGCGGCCGCGACGCGCCGCTGCTGCACTGGGTGGTGTTCGAAGAGGAGTACTTCCGTGCCGGGGCCCCCGGCCGGGCCAGCGCCAACGGCACCTCGATGCTGGCCCCGACGCTGTTCGCGCACGGGACCCAAGAGCAACAGGACCGGATCCTGCCGAAAATGGCCAGCGGCGAAGAGATCTGGGCACAGGCGTGGTCCGAACCGGAGTCCGGCAGCGACCTGGCCTCACTGCGGTCCACCGCGACGGCGACCGACGGCGGCTGGCTGCTCAACGGGCAGAAGATCTGGAGCTCACGGGCGCCGTTCGCCGAGCGCGGATTCGGGCTGTTTCGGTCCGACCCCGGCGCCGAGCGCCACAATGGGCTGACCTACTTCATGTTCGACCTCAAGGCCAAGGGCGTCACGGTGCGGCCGATCGTCCAACTCGGCGGCGACACCGGGTTCGGCGAGATCTTCCTCGACGACGTCTTCGTCCCCGACGAGGACGTGATCGGCACCCCGCACGAGGGCTGGCGGGCGGCCATGAGCACGTCGAGCAACGAACGCGGCATGTCGCTGCGCAGCCCGGCCCGCTTCCTGGCCACGGCCGAACGGTTGGTGCAGCTGTGGAAGGAAGCCGGCGCACCGGCGGCGTTCGCCGACCGGGTCGCCGACGGCTGGATCAAGGCGCAGGCCTACCGGCTGCAGACCTTCGGCACCGTGACCAGGCTGGGCCTGGGTGGCGAGCTGGGCGCCGAATCGTCGGTGACCAAAGTGTTCTGGTCTGACCTCGACGTCGAACTGCACCAGACCGCGCTCGACCTCCTCGCCGCGGACGGGGAACTCGCCGGCGCGTGGACCGAAGGTCTGCTGTTCGCGCTGGGCGGCCCGATCTACGCCGGCACCAACGAAATTCAGCGCAACATCATCTCCGAGCGGTTGCTGGGCCTGCCGCGCGAGAAGTCCGGGGGCAAGAAGTGA